aaccctaaaaattaataattttctccctgTTAAAGTTTccaaaaatagtattttcctctctagggtttctaatttttcaaattcaatttgttgatgatgtttcttcttctttgacgaTCTCCAGGTGACATCTCTTTCTCTCCGACATGACCTCCTTTTGACGATTCTCCTTGGCATCGTCTTCGTCTAGACAAAGGcaaatcatcttcattttttacgAAGACGAATCGTTTTCATCAACAATGATGTCGAAAAGGACCATCGGAAGGAGACCACGTCGAAGAGAAAGAGATGTCGCTTGAAGGTCGTTGGAGAGGAAAAAACgtcatcaaaaaattgaatctgaaaaattgaaaaccttaggagagaaaatgctatttttgaaaacttgggttagaagaaattgttagtttttaggatttagggggaaaaatgaaatcaaatttaagtttatttttaatattacagataaaataacgattttatctttgaaatcattaattttaatctcttatgggtgaataaataagatttttaaaattaacatgatGAAACTTGattttaggtgggaaatagtcctttagcgtaaataaaataatatatgcgAATTTATACGTATCcattataattaaacaatttttcagGTATTCTTTTGTTACCCgcccaaattaaatttttgtgcAAACCCAAAACATTTGCTATGACTATGAGAAAGCCAGATATGTAAGATTGATAAACGATAGAGATAATAATGGTACATGGTGCATACGATTCTTTCCAGCTCCTTACCAATTTCTCGCCGAAAATCAATGCCATCGCATCGTACGACTCGAAACTTCTTCTCGGCTGTTCCGATGGATCACTCAAAATTTACGGTCCGGAATCCTCCGACTCCGACCGATCTTCATTGTCTGATCACCATGCCCTGCGCAAGGAACAATATGATTTGGAGAGAACTGTTGGTGGTTTCTCGAAGAAGCCTATTTTGTCGATGGAGGTATTAGCTTCTAGAGAGCTTCTCTTATCGCTCTCGGAATCTATCGCGTTTCATAGACTCCCTAATTTGGAGACTATTGCTGTGTTAACGAAAGCTAAAGGTGCTAATGTATTTTCCTGGGATGATCGGAGAGGCTTTTTGTGTTTCGCCAGACAAATGAAGGTTTATATTTTCAGACACGATGGTAATTACTTCTATTCATTGTTTGATTTAGTTACTGATTTATTTTGTTACATGAAGTTTAAAATCTGTTGCATATCTATAGTTATTTGGAGCATAATGTGATATTATTCTCGTCTGCTTCGAATACAAGCTTATTAATTTGTGTGTGAGAGGAAGAGCTCGAGATGTTAGTTAAGTGGTCGGGCATATGCTATGCTCCTACAGGTCTAGGATTCTAAAATAAATTCACTAATTACTTTGAATGTGCTGGCTTAGGGGGACGTGGATTTGTGGAGGTAAAAGATTTTGGGGTGCCGGATACGGTAAAGTCAATGTCTTGGTGTGGTGAAAATATATGTATAGCAATCAGAAAAGAATACAAGATACTGAATTCGACAAATGGTGTATTGTCTGAGGTCTTTCCTTCTGGCAGACTTGCACAGCCCTTAGTTATCTCACTTCCTTCTGGTGAACTTCTTCTTGGGAAGGTACTTTTCTGAccattttgttttgttgctgCCTTATGAATACATTTCCTTGGCTGTTATATTCAGATGATTATATTTGGTATGTAAATAACTTTTTAAGATCATCACTACTGTGTCCATGACATTTAGTCTAATTTGGAGCTGAACCTAGCAACTCTTGCTTtctgattttatgtttttgtgtgtTAAAATGCATTTCAATGACATGTCAAGAACTACCCATGTTTGAAATTTGCAGAATGAACTTGTTATTGTAGACACTGTGTAAGTATGTGTTCTTGAATAGAGTTCTGTCTTGGGGATTTCAAACACCAGTAATTTAAtagtcaattttcaaaagttttgaAACTTCGTGAATAgaattcttttctttgcttgCTAGATATAAAACGTATGTGCTTTCTTTGTGCTTTTAGGAGAATATTGGGGTCTTTGTGGACGAAAATGGTAAGCTTCTTCAAGCTGACAGGATTTGTTGGTCTGAGGCACCCACTACTGTTATCATTCAGAAGCCATATGCAATAGCTCTGTTGCCTAGTCGTGTTGAGGTAACTTAAGTATATAGAAAACTTGAATCTTTCTGTGGTTACTTTTGCATTCATGCAGAAAGTTTGGGCATTTATGCCTTTTTTTTACGCTTTTTTCTCAGATTCGATCTCTTCGAGCTCCATATCCAATGATACAGACAGTTGTTCTCCAAAATGTTTGCCATCTTGTCCCAAACAGTAATGCCATTATTGTTGCATCAGAAAATTCTGTTTTTGGGCTTTTTCCTGTTCCTCTTGGTGTACAGGTATTTAagttctcttttctttcttaataATGCTAATTGTATGAGGTATCTGAATGACCTCAGTGTGCGTGTATTACATTCTGGCTTAGTGGATGAATAATAAGATAACTATTTGACTGATCATAAGATTTCAGATTGTTAAAGCTTGAATATTGCTGTTGGGGCCCTTATTTTTTAGGCCAAGTGGTAACTTAACTTGCCATAATAATCAAGTTGACTTTTTGATCTTGATTTCAAAtccatatattattaattacattataatactttgtatttatgtttatgattgTATTGTGTTCAGTCAACATGCAAGAGCACATGAGGgttttcttaaatattattgttggGCTTCTAGCTATCATCATAAGTTTTCTGATTTACTACTTATTTAAAACAGAAGAATCATGATACAATGTTgttcatattttgtatttacCATTTATGATGTATTAAGCCATGACACAGTAGCCTAACATAGAAAGAATATGACACAATGATTCAGGAATTCCATTAAGAGTTTTGCTTGTAACTGCATCACAGATTGTACAGTTAACAGCATCTGGAAATTTCGAGGAAGCATTGGCCTTGTGCAAACTGCTTCCCCCAGAAGATTCGAGCCTCCGAGCTGCGAAGGAGGTGTCAATTCACACAAggttgatattttccataaaaaagttcaatttcaTGTGTTATCATACTTTATTATGAATTCATCATATAACCTCCGCCTTTCTTGTCTAGCTTGAATCAAAAGAATAAATCCTTGCACGTGACTAGAATTTTTGGCTTTGGAGTTCTATAAAACTATGGGTGTCTACCATGTTCAGGGATATCATGGGCCAAGGATCCTGATCCTCCCATTGGATATTATGGTTGCATAATATTGGCCCTACTGGGCTGTGTTGTTTAAAGCCTAATCAATTTCAGTTGAGTTCATGAATTGGAGCTAGCCACATGATTGGTTTATTCATATACTTTCTTTTTAACATTATACTTTTCTTCTAATCTTTAATATTGTTTAAGGTTACCAGCTCTAGATAATAAGCAATGACATTATAACTGCTTGATAAAAGTGATATAATTTATCTGGATAAAAAATAAGGTGACACATTATAACCTTGTGCCTTGCTGTATTAGGCTTACATAAATATTGTGACATGAGATCCATTGCACATTGTCAATGTGTGGGGCATAATTTGATGATTAGGGCATCACTAGTatgtaatttgatattattgttcCTTTTGTGGATGGTTTTCAATTAATTGACTCTTAAGCGGATTCTTAATAGTTAATCAGTGAGCAATAAATCAATTATGcttcttagattttttttatcattcaagttAAACTAGTTGTTTAGCCTATTACAGATATGCTCACTATCTTTTTGACAACGGGAGCTATGAGGAGGCCATGGAGCATTTTTTGGCATCTCAAGTGGATGTTACCTATGTTCTCTCTTTGTATCCATCAATAGTTCTTCCAAAAACAACCACTGTTCCTGAAACACAGAAGATTTTGGACAGTTCTTGGGATGCTTCATCTCTCTCAAGGGCTTCATCTGGAGTGTCAGATGGTATGGAATCCTCGTCTCCACAACAGCAATTAGAACCTGACCAGAGTGCAGTACGTGAATCCAAAACAATGAGCCATAACTCTCTCATGGCTCTCATTAAGTTCCTGCAAAAGAAGAGAGGCGGCGTAATTGAAAAGGCCACTGCTGAGGGAACTGAAAAGGTTATATTAGATGCTGTTGGTGATACCTTTGCATCTTATGATTCAACCAGGTTTAAGAAATCAAACAAggtgagttttcaaatttatctttgtatttGGGGTATATTTCAtggagcaatactatgtgtacccactttgaatacacaaataagtatacaCTTATGTATataatcatgtgattggatattactttatttttaattcaaaatcacctaattatatgatgacacacatcatatgtgtatttatttgtatactctgTGGatgtatagttttttttatatttcttgtgATTGTGTTATAATACTGCAGTTTCCATTTACTCTGCAAAACCTAATGTATAACTTCTGATGTTCATGATGATAAAGGCTGTGTTACACATTGAGCATGAACCCTTTTTGCTCTCCTTCtcatgataaattattatcatgcCAGTTATCTTGCCTTAGTTAAATTGGTTTATAGGACTTAGTTGTAAGTGAGAAGTCAAATCTGAGCTTGTTGCTCTAACATGATACATAACTAGATACGTTTTCTGAAGCATGCATTGATTGGGGTAAAAACTAAGAACTTCAACCTTATGaacacataaattaaaagtatttgtgcataatatttactttttgcATGGTGGTAAATCTCAGAAACAATATTGTGATAAGTTACTCTTTGCATATCTTTTTACATTAAACATGCCAATAccttgaatcaaaattttgaattataatgtaatattatcttttttgaCCTTTAGGGGTGTGGTACTATTCCTATTAACTCTGGTGCCAGGGAGATGGCGGCAACACTGGATACTGCCCTACTCCAGGCTCTGCTTCTTACTGGACAGTTTTCAGCAGCTTTAGAATTACTAAAAGGTCTTAACTATTGTGATGTAAAAATATGTGAGGAGATTCTTCTGAAAAAAAATCACTATGCTGCTCTGCTAGAACTTTACAAGTCTAATTCAATGCACCGTGAAGCTCTTACACTTCTGCATCAGTTAATTGAAGAGTCAAAATCCAACCAATCTCAACTTGAGCTAACTCAAAAGTTCAACCCTGAGTCAATGATTGAATATCTGaaggtaattataattttgtagaGCAAGCAGATTAGATTGATTCTATTGTTCAGCATTCCAGAACATCAAATAGAATTTGCTCCAGAGTTACTAGGTtgttgtaacaccccaggtccaataacccggcccactgttaagatattgtccactttggacacatagtccatcatgggtttgcttctgggctttgcaactcaaaacgcgccttaacagttaaggagctcacagactatttaaccaattcaattctcccaccactaaccaatgtgggatccaaagacagagcacacacagacctaAGCAtccacacagacccagcatctcttccgtgctttgtcgatgtgggattcgcctaagggtatcacagtTGTGACAATAATTTCTTCCATGtatcataaatttgatttaaaggtTTTGTTTCTATCTGTATTTCAGATGTCTCTTGACTAGAACTTATTGGTGTGTGAATTGTTGGAAGCCAATGTAATGGGATTTGGTAAATTACTAGACTAGAGTGGGTATATGTTAAATAGCTAATCAGGTTTGATGAAGCTTCTTCTGCAGCCACTTTATGATGTTCACATGCATTgaaataagtaattttttttttcctttggcaACATAGTTTTGTAGATCATATGGTTTTTAATTGCTTCCATGCATCATCTAGAATTTGCTTAAGAGCATTTAGATTGTCACAATTTTTCTTCCAtgtatgataataatttaaagcTACTGTTCTCATCTGCATTCACTACTGCTTTTGTGTTCTTTAAATTTAACCAGTGAAATAAATGGTGAAGTTATCGGCAGTTTTGTACTCGTGTTGAAAGAGAATGCCATGCATATTTTCTAGGACATAtggtttttaatttgtttgcaaCTAAATTGATGAACTTTTACTTTGAAACTCAACATTTGGAATATGATTGGACTGGAGCCTGTAGatgttgaataattaattaggtTTGATGAATTTTCTTCTGCAGCCACTCTGTGGAGCTGAACCCATGCTTGTCCTGGAGTTCTCAAAGCTTGTTCTTGAAAGTTGTCCGACCCAAACCATTGATCTATTTTTATGTGGGAATATTCCTGCGGACTTGGTGAACTCTTATTTGAAGCAGCACGCTCCTAGCATGCAGGGTAGATACCTGGAACTTATGCTTgcaatgaatgaaaatgaaatctcTGGGAACCTACAAAATGAAATGGTGAGATTGATTTTGAACCTTTTCAAGAACATTAGTTTTTGTAAGAGAGCTCCTGCATTCGGCAGTGAATATAGCCGTTGGCTTTTGCTGATTATAcgatttattttgtaatattacccaattttcacttttaatttttgtactGTAGATACAAATCTATCTCTCTGAAGTACTTGATTGGTATTCAGTCCTTATTGCTCAACGGAGGTGGGATGAAAAGGTTTATTCACCGACAAGGACAAAATTGTTGGCTGCTCTTGAGAGTATCTCAGGATATAGTCCTGATACTTTGCTGAAACGTCTTCCTCCAGATGCTTTTTATGAAGAACGTGCACTTCTGCTGGGCAAAATGAACCAACATGAGCTTGCCTTGACTCTTTATGTTCATAAGGTATTTCCTTATGAACATTTAACCTATTGAAGAATTAAAATCACTGCCAAAGGAACTCTGAATGAAACTAAAGTCTTTTGCATATAAATCAAAGGGTATACTTTGCCACCATAATGCAACTTTTTTCTCCATTTTAgagtaaaaaatgatattaaactATGCATGTGAAAAACATTTGTTTCCATTGAAAACAAggtattaaattttattcaacttAATGTGTTGAATTGTTCTTAAATTTGCTTATCAGCGTTTTCTAGCTTTTCTTAAACCTATTCTCTGTGTTATGAACACTATTTCTAATTGATGTTCTCTTAAGTTTTTCAGCTTCATGTACCTGAATTAGCACTAGCATATTGTGACCGGATATATGAGTCGTTAACTCATCAGCGATCTGCAAAATCTTCTGGCAATATATATCTTACTCTTATACAGATATATCTACATCCAAGTAGGACAACCAAGaactttgaaaagagaattGCAAATATGTTGTCATCTCAGAAAACAAGCATACGAAAGGTTGGGTCTGGCACTTCAATTAAGACTAAAGGAGGACGTGCAACCAAGAAAATTGCTGCAATAGAGGGTGCAGAAGATATACGATTCAGTCCTAGCAGCACTGACAGTGGTAGGagtgatggtgatggtgatggtgaaGGTGAAGATTTTAGCGAGGGAAGTTCTACTATGATGCTTGATGAGGTCCTTGATCTTTTGAGCCAAAGGTGGGATAGAATGAATGGTGCACAGGCTCTCAAGCTCTTACCTAAACAAACTAAACTACAGGTATTGATTAATTGATAGAGAACTTACAAAACCTATAATTAACATTTGTATGTGTCTGCTGTTTGTATTGAATCTTTACTGAAACTATATGTTGCTTACATGGTTTTGTTATGTTAACAATGTACGTTTTTGTAACACAGAATGTTGAAGTTGCACATGCTGAGAAAGTAATCTTATGTTATTTGCAATTGACTAAAATGATTCACTAACACCCATGTTCATTCATCATTATATAACTATAGGCAAAGTGTCTCATTCCTAATCTACTTTCTGAAGGAAGTCTTTCCATGTTCATATGCAGAATTTGCTTCCATTTCTTGGACCTCTTATGAGGAAATCCAGCGAATCCTACAGAAATTTTTCAGTGATCAAGAGTCTTAGGCAAAGTGAGAACCTGCAGGTAAGTATATATTATGGACAAGTTTAACTGGGAAATGAGTTAATAGAAATTCATCTTTAACTTTATGAAGCACATGACCAATGGTGAGAATAAAATTTGCTGTTGGTAATGGGATGCACACATGCATGAAGGTGCAGGACTTACATTTGTAGTTGGCACCTTCTACCATAAAGGCACTCTGATTTTGGAGTATAGCTTCTGCTATATATTCTTCACCCTTATGAACACTTGAAGTTAGGTTAAACTTCCTGAGAAGACTTATTGCAGCAGCTTCACATGTATACGGAAATGTGTGCATTGTAATGTTGCATGCCTGGTCTATCATTATGGCATTTATAAGCTATCTACCAAATATCTCTTGTTGCAAGACCTTGAGTAGGGTTTTAGATCATCTTTTCTTCAAGATTATTATCCAAGTTCTTGTGGTTGTATCTTGAATAAATCGGCTATGTTTTTGGCTATATAAACTTGTTATTATAATGTCCATGCATTTAGTTTAATTTCTCCCCATTCTCAGCAGTGGAATATGTAGTTTGCATGATCTCCTGCTTTTATGTTTGATTTCCTTTAGTTCTCTGAAAGAATGATTGCATGAAACAGGTGAAAGATGAGCTCTACAACCAGAGAAAAACAGTGCTGAAGATCACCAGTGACAGTATGTGCTCCCTTTGCCACAAGAAACTAGGAACAAGTGTTTTTGCAGTCTATCCCAATGGGAAAACACTAGTGCATTTTGTTTGCTTTAGAGAATCACAAAATATGAAAGCCAAAGTCTCAGCACTAAGGAGACGATGATTATTACGTCAATGTTGTTAATCAGAATTTTTCTAACTTTAGGATCATAAATAGCCATCATCGTGTAAACTTTTGAGGCTTGAgcaattaatcaattttgaaagaGCTTTTCTAAGCCTGCAATACATGTCTTGGTGGTTCCATGAAATGGACTGAACCAAGCACATGTGGCAGAATGGTGGTTTGGCAAAGGCTTGAGAATCTTATTGTATTGGTTTGTAGATTCTGTTTGAATGTCAAGTCTTTCATAGTTTTCAGCTGTTGaggcttttttttatttcaaaaaaaaaatttggctgAAGTTGCttcctgtaaaaaaaaaaataataataataagcaatGCAGAATATTTTTGGCTGCCCTTTTTTACAGTTTTAATAATCAGATCAGAGTGGCTTAGTTATAATCGAAATGAAATGAATTCTGTTTTGACCACAGTTCATCCTCTACCtttctgtttattttattagCAGAAATTTGTCCCCTGGGATGGACAATCGAAGGACGTCATAAATGGTTAAGCAAACAAATATTTATGGCTACAGGATCACAGTTGTTGAAATATAAGattcttatattaatataagttgttgaatcaaacacaaattttacAAGAACTTCAAGGGAAAAGATTTgggtttgagtttttattatatttgtgaaattttaatttatctgattaGTCATGAGTGTGATTACTGTATCTCAAAATTTACTTCAAAGAACTTATACGAAGATAAGTTGCTAATATTTGCCAATTACTAATTAGCACTAACATTGCAGTCATTTTTATGCTAtcgttttctattttctaagtGGCTATGACAATTCCACATCATAAGGGGTCAAAGAAAGAGTTTTGTAAGCTTAGGGATGAACTCGGGATTTTAAAGAAGTCGAAACTCTATATTTAAGGAAACTGAAAAGAGTGAAAAAAACAAAGCGAGGGAGAGAAGGCGAAGAAAACAGGTATGATAAGATCGGTGATGGTGATGAACACTCAAGGCAAGCCTCGTCTTGCCAAATTTTACGATTTTCAGGTCCCTCTCTCCATCCCTTCAACTATCAACTTTTGCCGAATTTATTCatattgattaattatcaattttctttttatctcaGCCGGTGGAGAGGCAGCAGGAGCTGATACGCAGCGTTTTTGGAGGTTTTCAATCTCTTATGCGCTCAACAACACAATTATCTCATTGATCTTTGATtcctttatcaatttttatttttatttttacagcCTTGTCCAGTAGAGCTGAAAATGCCAGCAATTTCATAGAGGCCGATTTAATTTTCGGCCCGGTATTTTCACCGCCTGTTcttccttattat
This sequence is a window from Mangifera indica cultivar Alphonso unplaced genomic scaffold, CATAS_Mindica_2.1 Un_0073, whole genome shotgun sequence. Protein-coding genes within it:
- the LOC123207345 gene encoding vacuolar sorting protein 39-like encodes the protein MVHGAYDSFQLLTNFSPKINAIASYDSKLLLGCSDGSLKIYGPESSDSDRSSLSDHHALRKEQYDLERTVGGFSKKPILSMEVLASRELLLSLSESIAFHRLPNLETIAVLTKAKGANVFSWDDRRGFLCFARQMKVYIFRHDGGRGFVEVKDFGVPDTVKSMSWCGENICIAIRKEYKILNSTNGVLSEVFPSGRLAQPLVISLPSGELLLGKENIGVFVDENGKLLQADRICWSEAPTTVIIQKPYAIALLPSRVEIRSLRAPYPMIQTVVLQNVCHLVPNSNAIIVASENSVFGLFPVPLGVQIVQLTASGNFEEALALCKLLPPEDSSLRAAKEVSIHTRYAHYLFDNGSYEEAMEHFLASQVDVTYVLSLYPSIVLPKTTTVPETQKILDSSWDASSLSRASSGVSDGMESSSPQQQLEPDQSAVRESKTMSHNSLMALIKFLQKKRGGVIEKATAEGTEKVILDAVGDTFASYDSTRFKKSNKGCGTIPINSGAREMAATLDTALLQALLLTGQFSAALELLKGLNYCDVKICEEILLKKNHYAALLELYKSNSMHREALTLLHQLIEESKSNQSQLELTQKFNPESMIEYLKPLCGAEPMLVLEFSKLVLESCPTQTIDLFLCGNIPADLVNSYLKQHAPSMQGRYLELMLAMNENEISGNLQNEMIQIYLSEVLDWYSVLIAQRRWDEKVYSPTRTKLLAALESISGYSPDTLLKRLPPDAFYEERALLLGKMNQHELALTLYVHKLHVPELALAYCDRIYESLTHQRSAKSSGNIYLTLIQIYLHPSRTTKNFEKRIANMLSSQKTSIRKVGSGTSIKTKGGRATKKIAAIEGAEDIRFSPSSTDSGRSDGDGDGEGEDFSEGSSTMMLDEVLDLLSQRWDRMNGAQALKLLPKQTKLQNLLPFLGPLMRKSSESYRNFSVIKSLRQSENLQVKDELYNQRKTVLKITSDSMCSLCHKKLGTSVFAVYPNGKTLVHFVCFRESQNMKAKVSALRRR